The Candidatus Methylacidiphilales bacterium DNA window GCTAATTAAGTGGAAAGTGCTCTAAACCACTGTCCTTGTCTCCGGGGAATCCCTTCCCCGGTGTCTCAGGCCTCTGGAGAAACGGGGATGCTGACTACCCTCTATGGGCGTCGCTCGCGTTCATTTCCACTCCAAAGGCCTTTCCCCGGGCAAGATCAATTGGCGTATTTGACACTGCACCCATAGGCCTGGGTGCTGGCCGTGGTCACGGGTTTGCCCGCCAACACTTCCTCCACCGCCGCCTTGACATGGTTGGTGGCCTTCGGCACATCCGCGGAGTCGGTGGATTTGATGGAGTCGATCGCCCCGGCATAAACGAGCTTGCCCGCGGGATCGATGACGAACATGTGCGGGGTGGTGCGTGCCTGGTAGAGCCTGCCCACCTTGCCATCTTCATCGAGCAAGACGGCCGTGGGAGCGGCCCCCTTCTCCGAGGTGGTTTTGTTCCAGTCCGTGGGGCTCAGATGTCCCTGTTTACCCGGGGCGGACGAGCAAATGCTGAGCCAGACCACGCCTTTGGAGGTGGTGTCCTTCTGCAGGGCCTGCATCGATCCCCCGCTGTAATGTTTGACCACGAAGGGACAGCCATGGTTGATCCATTCCAACACCACGGTTTTCCCCTTGAAGTCGGAAAGATTGTGGGACTTTCCCTGGGTATCGGTCAGGGTGAATCCCGGGGCCGGTTTGCCAACTTCCGCGGCCATGGACAGCTGGGGAAGGGTGATCAGCATCGCGGTGAAGGCGAAGCGCATGAGGAGGGAGGAGGTGTTCATGAGTTTTATCGGTGTTGGGGTGCAGGGGTAGGGTTTGTTCGGGACACAAGTAGCAAAAGAAAAGCAAAGCGCCAGAGGGGTGGACAAAAAAAAGGCGGCCCGGTGAGGGGCCGCCTTTTCAATTTTGCGTTTGGAGACGCGGACTAGATTAGTAGTCCATGCCGCCCATGCCACCGTGACCGCCGCCAGGGGCCGCCGGAGCTTCTTTCTCCGGGACTTCCGTGACAATGGCTTCCGTGGTGAGCAGGAGGCCCGAGATCGAGGCCGCGTTCTGCAGCGCGCTGCGGGTGACCTTGGTCGGGTCGACCACACCGGCTTTGACGAGGTCTTCGTATTCGCCCGTGGCGACGTTGTAGCCCTCGTTGCCTTTGCGCTTCTTGACTTCCGAGACGACGATGGAACCTTCCACGCCGGCGTTGTCGGCCAGGGTGCGGAGGGGTTCTTCGATGGCACGACGGATGATGTCGACACCGATGGCTTGGTCGCCCTCGAGCTTGAGGTCTTCAAGCACCTTCTGGGCGCGGATGAGGGCGGCGCCGCCACCGGCGACGATGCCTTCTTCCACGGCCGCACGGGTGGCGTGCAGCGCGTCTTCCACGCGGGCTTTCTTTTCCTTCATCTCGGTTTCGGTGGCCGCACCGACATTGATGACGGCGACGCCGCCGGCGAGCTTGGCCAGGCGTTCCTGGAGTTTCTCGCGGTCGTAGTCCGAGGTGGTCTCCTCGATCTGACGGCGGATCTGGCCCACGCGGCCCTGGATGTCGGCGTTTTTGCCGGCGCCTTCAATGATGGTGGTGTTTTCCTTGTCCACGACGAGGCGCTTGGCCTTGCCGAGGTCTTCCAAACCGACGTTCTCGAGCTTGATGCCGAGGTCTTCGGTGAGGCACTTGCCACCGGTGAGGATGGCGATGTCTTCGAGCATGGCCTTGCGGCGGTCGCCGAAGCCGGGGGCCTTGACGGCGCAGACCTGCAGGGTGCCGCGGAGTTTGTTGACCACCAGGGTGGCGAGGGCTTCGCCTTCGACTTCTTCGGCGATGATCAGGAGGGGCTTGCCGCTCTTGGCCACTTTTTCCAGCAACGGGAGCAGATCCTTCATGCTGCTGATCTTCTTCTCATGGATGAGCAGGTAGGCGTTCTCGAGGACCGCTTCCTGGTCTTCCGCGTTGGTGACGAAGTAGGGCGAGAGGTAACCCTTGTCGAACTGCATCCCTTCGACCACTTCGAGGGTGGTTTCGATGGATTTGGCTTCTTCGACAGTGACGGTGCCGTCCTTGCCGACCTTGTCCAGGGCGTCGGCGATGATTTCGCCGATCATGGTGTCCCAGTTGGCGGAGACGGTGGCCACTTGGCGGATTTCTTCCTTGTCCTTGACCTTCTTGGAGATCTTCTGGAGTTCGGCGGTGATGGCTTCGACGGCTTTGTCGATGCCACGCTTGAGTTCGGTCGGGTTGGCCCCCGCGGTGACGTTCTTCAGGCCGGCCTTGTAAATGGCTTCGGCGAGAACGGTGGCGGTGGTGGTGCCGTCGCCGGCGATGTCGCTGGTCTTGCTGGCGACTTCGCGGACGAGCTGGGCGCCGATGTTTTCATAGCGTTCCTCGAGCTCGATCTCCTTGGCGACGGTGACGCCGTCCTTGGTGATGGTCGGGGAGCCGAACTTCTTGTCGAGAACGACATTGCGTCCGGCGGGGCCCATGGTCGCCTTGACGGCGCGGGCGAGTTTTTCGATGCCACGGAGCAGGGACTGCCGCGCGGTTTCGTCGAATTGGATTTGTTTAGCTGCCATAGTATTTTTTCTCCTCTGATTGGGGATGGAATGTGATGGGGGTTATTCGATCACACCGAGGATGTCGTCCTCGCGCATGACCAGATATTTGTCACCATCGATGGTGATTTCCGTTCCGCCGTATTTGCTGTAAAGCAC harbors:
- a CDS encoding thioredoxin family protein, which encodes MNTSSLLMRFAFTAMLITLPQLSMAAEVGKPAPGFTLTDTQGKSHNLSDFKGKTVVLEWINHGCPFVVKHYSGGSMQALQKDTTSKGVVWLSICSSAPGKQGHLSPTDWNKTTSEKGAAPTAVLLDEDGKVGRLYQARTTPHMFVIDPAGKLVYAGAIDSIKSTDSADVPKATNHVKAAVEEVLAGKPVTTASTQAYGCSVKYAN
- the groL gene encoding chaperonin GroEL (60 kDa chaperone family; promotes refolding of misfolded polypeptides especially under stressful conditions; forms two stacked rings of heptamers to form a barrel-shaped 14mer; ends can be capped by GroES; misfolded proteins enter the barrel where they are refolded when GroES binds), whose amino-acid sequence is MAAKQIQFDETARQSLLRGIEKLARAVKATMGPAGRNVVLDKKFGSPTITKDGVTVAKEIELEERYENIGAQLVREVASKTSDIAGDGTTTATVLAEAIYKAGLKNVTAGANPTELKRGIDKAVEAITAELQKISKKVKDKEEIRQVATVSANWDTMIGEIIADALDKVGKDGTVTVEEAKSIETTLEVVEGMQFDKGYLSPYFVTNAEDQEAVLENAYLLIHEKKISSMKDLLPLLEKVAKSGKPLLIIAEEVEGEALATLVVNKLRGTLQVCAVKAPGFGDRRKAMLEDIAILTGGKCLTEDLGIKLENVGLEDLGKAKRLVVDKENTTIIEGAGKNADIQGRVGQIRRQIEETTSDYDREKLQERLAKLAGGVAVINVGAATETEMKEKKARVEDALHATRAAVEEGIVAGGGAALIRAQKVLEDLKLEGDQAIGVDIIRRAIEEPLRTLADNAGVEGSIVVSEVKKRKGNEGYNVATGEYEDLVKAGVVDPTKVTRSALQNAASISGLLLTTEAIVTEVPEKEAPAAPGGGHGGMGGMDY